A genome region from Populus alba chromosome 5, ASM523922v2, whole genome shotgun sequence includes the following:
- the LOC118062109 gene encoding bZIP transcription factor 44: MASSSGDSSGFTQLQNSGSEENTQMMLVDQRKRKRMQSNRESARRSRMKKQKHLDDLMAQVTQLRKDNNQILTTINVTTQHYLNVEAENSILRAQMMELNHRLDSLNEILNYINTSNGIFENDHHEDLQTSADHSFMNPLNLLYLNQPIMASPDLFQY, encoded by the coding sequence ATGGCATCCTCCAGTGGGGATTCCTCAGGTTTCACCCAGCTCCAAAACTCAGGCTCCGAAGAGAATACGCAGATGATGTTGGTGGatcaaaggaaaaggaagagaatgCAATCAAACAGAGAATCTGCAAGGAGATCCAGGATGAAAAAACAGAAGCACTTGGATGATTTAATGGCTCAAGTGACACAGCTAAGGAAAGACAATAACCAAATCCTTACAACCATCAATGTCACAACACAGCACTACTTGAATGTTGAAGCCGAGAATTCTATTCTAAGGGCACAAATGATGGAACTGAACCATAGACTCGATTCTCTTAACGAGATCCTCAACTATATCAACACGAGTAATGGGATTTTTGAAAATGATCATCACGAGGATCTCCAAACAAGTGCTGATCATAGCTTCATGAATCCATTAAATCTGCTCTATCTTAACCAGCCCATCATGGCATCCCCAGATTTGTTTCAGTATTGA
- the LOC118062108 gene encoding protein TIC 20-I, chloroplastic, with protein MLLNDCTMPSGSGFTNTRACKTMPGIVVSASPCTTARAALLNSRASLGRQLDSKSWSSRGLPSLLLSAASMPLLSGDYGRFSHNIPTYPRQRRSYSCPRASKDVPYSYRFPPMTKKPGWWWRTLACLPYLMPLHETWMYAETAYHLHPFLEDFEFLTYPFLGAIGRLPSWFLMAYFFVAYLGVVRRKEWPHFFRFHVVMGMLLEIALQVIGTVSRWMPLAVYWGKLGMHFWTAVAFAYLFTVLECIRCALAGMYADVPFACDAAYIQIPYD; from the exons ATGCTTCTGAATGACTGCACCATGCCCTCTGGGTCTGGTTTTACTAACACCAGAGCATGTAAAACTATGCCTGGTATTGTGGTTTCGGCAAGTCCTTGCACAACTGCCAGGGCTGCATTGTTGAACAGCAGGGCTTCATTGGGACGACAATTGGACTCTAAATCCTGGTCATCTAGAG GTTTGccttctttgcttctttcaGCTGCATCAATGCCTCTCTTAAGTGGAGATTATGGTAGATTTTCACACAATATTCCCACATATCCTCGGCAGCGCAGATCCTATTCATGCCCTCGAGCATCAAAAGATGTCCCATACAGTTATCGCTTTCCTCCAATGACCAAGAAGCCAGGATGGTGGTGGAGGACTTTAGCATGCCTGCCCTATTTGATGCCTCTTCATGAAACATGGATGTATGCTGAGACGGCATATCATCTACATCCCTTCCTTGAAGACTTTGAATTTTTGACCTACCCATTCCTTGGAGCCATTGGGAGGTTACCAAGCTGGTTCTTGATGgcatatttctttgttgcatatCTTGGAGTAGTGAGGAGGAAGGAGTGGCCTCACTTTTTCAGATTTCATGTGGTAATGGGCATGCTATTGGAGATTGCTCTCCAGGTTATAGGTACAGTGAGCCGATGGATGCCACTTGCTGTTTATTGGGGTAAACTGGGCATGCACTTCTGGACAGCCGTGGCGTTCGCTTATCTTTTTACAGTCCTAGAGTGCATACGCTGTGCTCTTGCCGGTATGTATGCTGATGTCCCTTTCGCCTGTGATGCGGCATACATTCAAATCCCTTATGATTAA
- the LOC118062107 gene encoding uncharacterized protein isoform X2 — translation MGAACCVAARDNDFPTRTGCRALHGNAGCSPTLSFRWDNRRRVAGEIEDSSYQMSRGVSRDVSVEMKGTLGSDRGNLSDGLSPPGSFGTPISLKSPVHEGMGVNLTTQPSDLSMESNYPMEVKSLAESPDIADLPLPKIAYSVQSSFSTPTADPLPTCGHPLPPNSTPSRRARRSPGHRLLRQISDSRILGLKSPNNYSLSEGRSSFVLSTCSHDLAVESHGGSSDGWSMRTFSELVASSQRGRWSFDSEHFGAGFGKISGCSSRFSYSPSLDPQACGACSKFLTEKSVWSSQRIAGTHEFPVVAMLVCGHVYHAECLEATTPEVDKYDPACPICEGGEKQVLKMSKKALKTEAELKAKSLKISRNRVIDSYHDSDSDDFYQQKNAIQDREAAKMDPSSSVASSSLKPFLRRHFSFRSKWSRTLSEKKGFWARHRKD, via the exons ATGGGAGCAGCTTGTTGTGTAGCTGCAAGAGATAATGATTTTCCCACCAGGACTGGATGTCGAGCATTGCATGGGAATGCCGGATGTTCTCCAACATTGAGTTTTCGTTGGGACAACAGAAGGCGTGTGGCTGGTGAAATTGAGGACTCCTCGTATCAAATGTCTCGTGGAGTCAGCAGAGATGTTAGCGTGGAGATGAAGGGGACTTTAGGTTCTGACAGAGGTAATCTTTCAGATGGGTTAAGCCCACCTGGGAGCTTTGGAACACCTATATCTTTGAAATCGCCGGTTCATGAAGGAATGGGTGTAAATTTGACAACTCAACCTTCAG ATCTATCCATGGAAAGCAATTACCCTATGGAA gTGAAGAGCTTGGCAGAATCACCTGATATTGCAGACTTGCCATTACCAAAGATTGCTTATTCTGTACAGTCATCATTTTCAACACCTACTGCTGATCCTTTACCGACTTGTGGCCATCCACTTCCTCCCAACTCAACCCCATCGAGACGGGCTCGTCGCTCACCTGGGCACCGGTTATTAAGACAGATTTCTGATAGTCGAATCCTGGGATTAAAATCACCAAATAACTATTCTTTGTCTGAAGGAAGGTCATCATTTGTGCTCTCCACTTGCAGCCATGACTTAGCAGTGGAATCCCATGGTGGATCTTCAGATGGGTGGTCCATGAGAACCTTTTCTGAGCTTGTGGCCTCTTCACAAAGAGGGAGGTGGTCTTTTGACAGTGAGCACTTTGGCGCTGGCTTTGGAAAAATAAGTGGATGTAGCAGTAGGTTCTCATATTCTCCCTCCTTAGATCCGCAAGCTTGCGGAGCTTGTTCAAAGTTCTTGACTGAGAAATCTGTGTGGAGTAGCCAGAGAATTGCTGGCACCCATGAGTTCCCAGTGGTTGCTATGCTGGTATGTGGTCATGTATACCATGCAGAGTGCTTGGAGGCCACAACACCGGAGGTTGACAAGTATGATCCTGCATGCCCAATATGCGAGGGCGGAGAGAAGCAAGTCTTGAAGATGTCCAAAAAAGCTTTAAAGACAGAAGcagaattaaaagcaaaaagcCTTAAGATATCAAGAAACCGAGTCATTGATAGTTACCATGATAGTGATTCTGATGATTTTTATCAACAGAAGAATGCCATACAAGACAGAGAAGCTGCAAAGATGGATCCCAGTTCTAGTGTAGCAAGCTCCTCCTTGAAGCCATTCTTGAGACGACACTTTTCATTTAGGTCCAAATGGAGTAGAACCCTTTCAGAGAAAAAAGGGTTTTGGGCAAGACATCGCAAAGATTGA
- the LOC118062107 gene encoding uncharacterized protein isoform X1, giving the protein MGAACCVAARDNDFPTRTGCRALHGNAGCSPTLSFRWDNRRRVAGEIEDSSYQMSRGVSRDVSVEMKGTLGSDRGNLSDGLSPPGSFGTPISLKSPVHEGMGVNLTTQPSGRDLSMESNYPMEVKSLAESPDIADLPLPKIAYSVQSSFSTPTADPLPTCGHPLPPNSTPSRRARRSPGHRLLRQISDSRILGLKSPNNYSLSEGRSSFVLSTCSHDLAVESHGGSSDGWSMRTFSELVASSQRGRWSFDSEHFGAGFGKISGCSSRFSYSPSLDPQACGACSKFLTEKSVWSSQRIAGTHEFPVVAMLVCGHVYHAECLEATTPEVDKYDPACPICEGGEKQVLKMSKKALKTEAELKAKSLKISRNRVIDSYHDSDSDDFYQQKNAIQDREAAKMDPSSSVASSSLKPFLRRHFSFRSKWSRTLSEKKGFWARHRKD; this is encoded by the exons ATGGGAGCAGCTTGTTGTGTAGCTGCAAGAGATAATGATTTTCCCACCAGGACTGGATGTCGAGCATTGCATGGGAATGCCGGATGTTCTCCAACATTGAGTTTTCGTTGGGACAACAGAAGGCGTGTGGCTGGTGAAATTGAGGACTCCTCGTATCAAATGTCTCGTGGAGTCAGCAGAGATGTTAGCGTGGAGATGAAGGGGACTTTAGGTTCTGACAGAGGTAATCTTTCAGATGGGTTAAGCCCACCTGGGAGCTTTGGAACACCTATATCTTTGAAATCGCCGGTTCATGAAGGAATGGGTGTAAATTTGACAACTCAACCTTCAGGTAGAG ATCTATCCATGGAAAGCAATTACCCTATGGAA gTGAAGAGCTTGGCAGAATCACCTGATATTGCAGACTTGCCATTACCAAAGATTGCTTATTCTGTACAGTCATCATTTTCAACACCTACTGCTGATCCTTTACCGACTTGTGGCCATCCACTTCCTCCCAACTCAACCCCATCGAGACGGGCTCGTCGCTCACCTGGGCACCGGTTATTAAGACAGATTTCTGATAGTCGAATCCTGGGATTAAAATCACCAAATAACTATTCTTTGTCTGAAGGAAGGTCATCATTTGTGCTCTCCACTTGCAGCCATGACTTAGCAGTGGAATCCCATGGTGGATCTTCAGATGGGTGGTCCATGAGAACCTTTTCTGAGCTTGTGGCCTCTTCACAAAGAGGGAGGTGGTCTTTTGACAGTGAGCACTTTGGCGCTGGCTTTGGAAAAATAAGTGGATGTAGCAGTAGGTTCTCATATTCTCCCTCCTTAGATCCGCAAGCTTGCGGAGCTTGTTCAAAGTTCTTGACTGAGAAATCTGTGTGGAGTAGCCAGAGAATTGCTGGCACCCATGAGTTCCCAGTGGTTGCTATGCTGGTATGTGGTCATGTATACCATGCAGAGTGCTTGGAGGCCACAACACCGGAGGTTGACAAGTATGATCCTGCATGCCCAATATGCGAGGGCGGAGAGAAGCAAGTCTTGAAGATGTCCAAAAAAGCTTTAAAGACAGAAGcagaattaaaagcaaaaagcCTTAAGATATCAAGAAACCGAGTCATTGATAGTTACCATGATAGTGATTCTGATGATTTTTATCAACAGAAGAATGCCATACAAGACAGAGAAGCTGCAAAGATGGATCCCAGTTCTAGTGTAGCAAGCTCCTCCTTGAAGCCATTCTTGAGACGACACTTTTCATTTAGGTCCAAATGGAGTAGAACCCTTTCAGAGAAAAAAGGGTTTTGGGCAAGACATCGCAAAGATTGA
- the LOC118062106 gene encoding uncharacterized protein isoform X1, which produces MIEKKEGQQMEERILRIITLGIISWTTAFHLFRKFLPKRSFEFCNRLVSTVHATVAFTLASLSVEDWTCPVCPLASRPSHSQMQTLAVSLSYLIYDLICCQFDKRVTIDNTIHHLVSIVGIGAGLAYGKCGSELIAALCITEISSPFLHLRELLKELGYRDTDLNLAADISFAVVFSFARMVFGPYLTWVTLTADNPLVIKAMAVGLQLVSAYWFFKIARMMNYKLTKRTASKNLVYTEKL; this is translated from the exons AtgatagaaaagaaagagggaCAGCAAATGGAAGAGCGTATTTTAAGAATAATCACATTGGGAATCATTTCATGGACAACAGCATTTCATCTCTTTAGAAAGTTCTTGCCAAAGCGATCTTTTGAATTCTGCAATCGCCTTGTTTCTACGGTCCATGCAACTGTAGCTTTCACACTTGCTTCTCTCTCTGTTGAAGACTGGACATGCCCAGTTTGTCCTCTGGCTTCGAGACCTTCACACAGTCAG ATGCAAACCCTGGCAGTTTCCCTTTCTTATCTCATTTATGATCTGATATGCTGTCAATTCGACAAGCGAGTCACCATTGACAACACAATACACCATTTGGTTAGCATTGTTGGAATAGGAGCAGGCCTTGCCTATGGGAAG TGTGGATCAGAATTGATTGCAGCCCTATGCATAACAGAGATCTCTAGCCCTTTCCTTCACCTGAGAGAACTTCTCAAGGAGCTTGGTTACAGGGACACTGACCTTAATTTGGCTGCTGAT ATCTCATTTGCAGTTGTATTCTCGTTTGCAAGAATGGTTTTTGGGCCTTACCTTACTTGGGTGACTCTTACAGCCGACAATCCTCTCGTTATCAAG GCAATGGCAGTGGGATTACAGCTGGTTAGTGCTTACTGGTTCTTCAAGATTGCCAGGATGATGAACTACAAGCTAACCAAAAGGACTGCATCTAAAAACCTTGTCTACACTGAAAAGTTGTAA
- the LOC118062106 gene encoding uncharacterized protein isoform X2 — protein sequence MIEKKEGQQMEERILRIITLGIISWTTAFHLFRKFLPKRSFEFCNRLVSTVHATVAFTLASLSVEDWTCPVCPLASRPSHSQMQTLAVSLSYLIYDLICCQFDKRVTIDNTIHHLVSIVGIGAGLAYGKISFAVVFSFARMVFGPYLTWVTLTADNPLVIKAMAVGLQLVSAYWFFKIARMMNYKLTKRTASKNLVYTEKL from the exons AtgatagaaaagaaagagggaCAGCAAATGGAAGAGCGTATTTTAAGAATAATCACATTGGGAATCATTTCATGGACAACAGCATTTCATCTCTTTAGAAAGTTCTTGCCAAAGCGATCTTTTGAATTCTGCAATCGCCTTGTTTCTACGGTCCATGCAACTGTAGCTTTCACACTTGCTTCTCTCTCTGTTGAAGACTGGACATGCCCAGTTTGTCCTCTGGCTTCGAGACCTTCACACAGTCAG ATGCAAACCCTGGCAGTTTCCCTTTCTTATCTCATTTATGATCTGATATGCTGTCAATTCGACAAGCGAGTCACCATTGACAACACAATACACCATTTGGTTAGCATTGTTGGAATAGGAGCAGGCCTTGCCTATGGGAAG ATCTCATTTGCAGTTGTATTCTCGTTTGCAAGAATGGTTTTTGGGCCTTACCTTACTTGGGTGACTCTTACAGCCGACAATCCTCTCGTTATCAAG GCAATGGCAGTGGGATTACAGCTGGTTAGTGCTTACTGGTTCTTCAAGATTGCCAGGATGATGAACTACAAGCTAACCAAAAGGACTGCATCTAAAAACCTTGTCTACACTGAAAAGTTGTAA
- the LOC118062105 gene encoding 26S proteasome regulatory subunit S10B homolog B: MATINNDGEDVARRRNAEAEYRKKLLHHKELESRVRSARENLKAAKKEFNKTEDDLKSLQSVGQIIGEVLRPLDNERLIVKASSGPRYVVGCRSKVDKEKLTSGTRVVLDMTTLTIMRALPREVDPVVYNMLHEDPGNVSYSAVGGLSDQIRELRESIELPLMNPELFLRVGIKPPKGVLLYGPPGTGKTLLARAIASNIDANFLKVVSSAIIDKYIGESARLIREMFGYARDHQPCIIFMDEIDAIGGRRFSEGTSADREIQRTLMELLNQLDGFDQLGKVKMIMATNRPDVLDPALLRPGRLDRKIEIPLPNEQSRMEILKIHAAGIAKHGDIDYEAVVKLAEGFNGADLRNVCTEAGMSAIRAERDYVIHEDFMKAVRKLNEAKKLESSAHYNADFGKD; this comes from the exons atggcaACCATAAACAACGACGGAGAAGACGTAGCACGACGTCGCAATGCAGAGGCGGAGTACCGCAAAAAGCTACTCCACCACAAAGAGCTCGAATCCAGAGTTCGATCTG CGAGGGAGAATTTGAAAGCTGCAAAGAAAGAATTTAACAAAACCGAAGATGATTTGAAGTCTCTTCAAAGTGTTGGTCAGATTATAGGAGAAGTTCTTCGACCCCTTGACAACGAACGCT tgATTGTGAAAGCTAGCAGTGGACCTCGGTATGTGGTAGGCTGCCGTAGTAAAGTGGATAAGGAAAAACTGACTTCAGGAACCAGAGTGGTTCTTGATATGACTACGCTTACGATTATGCGTGCTCTTCCGCGTGAA GTTGATCCAGTTGTTTATAACATGCTGCACGAAGATCCTGGTAATGTGAGTTACTCGGCTGTTGGTGGTTTATCTGATCAGATTAGGGAATTAAGGGAATCCATTGAGTTACCTCTGATGAACCCTGAGCTTTTCCTTAGGGTGGGGATTAAACCTCCCAAG GGTGTCCTTCTTTATGGACCTCCTGGTACTGGGAAGACATTGTTGGCTAGGGCTATTGCGAGCAACATAGATGCCAACTTTTTGAAG GTTGTTTCAAGTGCCATCATTGACAAATACATAGGAGAAAGTGCTAGGTTGATACGAGAAATGTTTGGATATGCACGTGATCACCAA CCCTGCATCATTTTCATGGATGAGATCGATGCAATTGGTGGACGCCGTTTTAGTGAGGGAACAAGTGCTGATCGTGAAATCCAAAGAACATTGATGGAGTTGCTTAACCAACTTGATGGATTTGATCAGCTTGGGAAG GTTAAAATGATAATGGCAACAAACCGCCCTGATGTTCTCGACCCTGCACTTCTTCGTCCGGGAAGATTAGACAGAAAGATAGAGATTCCACTACCAAATGAACAGTCAAGAATGGAAATCCTAAAGATCCATGCTGCTGGAATTGCCAAGCATGGAGATATAGATTATGAGGCTGTTGTGAAACTTGCAGAG GGTTTCAATGGAGCTGATCTTCGTAATGTTTGCACGGAAGCCGGGATGTCAGCAATCCGTGCAGAACGTGATTATGTCATCCATGAAGATTTTATGAAG GCTGTACGGAAGCTTAATGAAGCAAAGAAACTCGAGTCTAGCGCACATTATAATGCTGATTTTGGCAAAGACTGA